The sequence TCAGTGTAATCTTTGGGGCCCATATGGGTTGTTGTGCTCATACTGCACtcattttggtgggtcccacatgggaatTTACAATGCCACAAGTTAAGAAGGACCCAAACAGGATTGTAGCTGGTAAGAGGATGagctcaaactccctaaaaacgtgacttaactatttactataaatagtaaacttattatttactataaatagtaaacttactatttatagatggttgtgatttctactagacttcagggtttttggctaaaaatagtcGGTGTCCAATTTAGCCCAATCACGTTACTCTCCTAAaatttctaagccattttcatgctcgaactaaaacttactataaatagtaaaaatgaaatcaaaatggacttttgactgttggaatctcacaaattcagagTGGGTGACCGGGCACGGCAGGGTTAGTtgcctaaagtagcttctcctacccccaaaatcatatattttacatcgaATATCTCATTCCGGTTTGCCTACATTAGTGTTTtgatggtcctgatcacttctgcctctaattaggccttctctggtccatcttggccgtgaaagtgtccacgacccgttCTACATCAGTAGCTCTGTTCAGTTGGTTAATTCTTCAATAACACATTCCTAATGATGCAGTGTTTGTTTAGCATTATCACTGCTTTCCTCTCGCAAGGAAAAGAGCAGGAACAAGCAATAGAATCCTCATTAGAAGCGCTCAAAACCCTTGATGCAGAGCTTGAAGGGAAGAAATTCTTCGGAGGAGAGACGATCGGATTGGTAGATATAGTGGCTGGTTGGATCCCGCATTGGCTCCCTGCGTATGAGGAAGTGGCAGGCATAAAACTATTCGACGCTCATCGATTCCCATCATTAGATGAATGGGCCAAGAATTTCAACGAAGTTCTAGTTATCAAAGAGAATCTCCCACCTCGTGATAAGATGATGACAGTCTACCATGGCATGAGGAAGAACATGGTTTCATCAGCCGCCAGCAAATAACTATCTTTTCTTATTATATGATGTAGTTAAAATCCATGTATTTCGCTAATAATGCATTAATAAGGACTTTAGAAAGTTTCTTTCCTTCTCCTTATTTTGAGCAATTTGTGAGGACAGTTCGATGAAGTGATTGTagcacacgtgtgagatctggATCATTCATTAGGTGTAGTACTAGTACTTGTGTgagatttgggccattcattagATGGGGCCTCACAAATGGTGGGCTACACGTTTTTGGCGAGATGCATCTCTATGGCTACATTTGGCAACCTTTGGGGCTTTCAAACTatgtatctggtgggccccacccttagGTGACGGTCCAAAAAGATGGATATGGTCAGTTCATCAGCTGGACTGCAAGCATATCCTAGATGTTGATTTAAGTAATGCCCACCAGAAGAAACAGTGAGCGTTAGGTGGTTTTGCCCCACTTCTTTCGATCTGGCACTCCATGAAGTAATCCACGACTTACAGCAATACCTCAGATGGTCACATTTTCCAACCTCTGGAAGGCATTCAAGCCATgaatctggtgggacccaccctttagATGACCTCAACCAAAGATCAAGATTGGCTGCAGGTGTATCCTAAATGATGTTTGTTGGCTAAATTTTAGAATTTCATTGTTGTCCTCCACATGCCACGCAGAGTGCAACCTGAATTTTGGCCCTTCATCAACAAGATAGGGCCCGCCAAATGCACAGTAAGATACGCTACACGTGCATTTGGAGTTTGCAAAGTCCATAAGTAGAACATCAACCGTATTTTTACGTCAAATATTGCTGAGAAGAACCCAAGCCAAACCACACCCAATTTTTGGCCATACCCAATCAgcacaaaacatgatttttcatgaCTAATAAAACTACCCCAAATCAACACAATCACAATATATCCATTGGAGAGATCCAAGGGCTAGGATTATCCATCAACCTCACATCATGGACCATGGCCTTTCACAACATCACCAACAAAAAAATCAAGGCTATGTGGACATTGAGATTCACACAGATGGCGGATTGCGCTCACGCCGGATTTGGTTTTGAGtttaaatataattagaaatggtTATATTTGATTGGAGTcatcactagccaattaatcCAATTCCATGGTCGACTAGACCTTGTAGAAACGTTATGATAGAAAATTCAAGGATTCACTATCCTAAAATGACTCCTTAATTTGTAACTAAAAATTTTGAGTAATAGACCACGCTTATAGAGAGGCAAGGGGTTAGGCACCTACTCTGCCTATACAAACATATGATCTTTATTTCATAAGATCTCATGAATTATTGAGGATTTGGATTAGTTCTTGCATACCAATGATACAATGTATGTAATGTCGTGTTAGATGCAGCTCCTATGACAAGCAGTAGCCTAAGCTGAATAAATTTGCCTTGGCTCTTCTACTTGCCGAAGCATAAGTCAACCAGTCTAAGTTTCTAATGGACAAGATCTAGTTAACTCGGTGAGTCATAGAGCATATGTTTGAACTGATCAGGTGTTGAGTACTGCGTATATAATGTAAATATATATGTAAAGATGTGTGTGTGATGCAATGTTGAATGGAATGCCAATGATAAGCTACAGTTTCGATTAGATAAATCCGCCTTGATTCTTCCACTTGCCAAAGCGTAAACTAATTGATTAGAGTTCTGATGGATAGGATTCGATTATATCATTAAGTCGTAGGGCATGTGCTCATAATAGATTAAGTGTGCAATGCTATGTGATGCAATGCTATAGGTAAGACAAGAAAAAAGGATGGAGAAGGAAATAGATGTTGCACAATGcttatgtaaaaatggatgaaattgaTTGAAAGTTGGACAATAAGATAGATGGTAGTGTTTGCTGCTTGGAAATGGGCggggtcagtgggccccacctcaggccccaccatgatgcgtgttgaccatcaacaccatgcatttgatggatcccctttgGGAATTGGGATCCCCCAAAAATATGCCACTCAAGggacttaggtggtccacacttcAAAGCAGCAggggttgaacatctaccattgaaaccctttttgggtacaagaagttttggatatatatgatatttgtttttcctctttattctggtctttgtgaccttataaacagattggatggaaaattcaacgttatggtgggccccatgtgggacccacctcacgcaTGTATTATATACACGCCACCCATCCGTTGTATGGTATGGGTCCACCCCACACGTATGACACGtgtggtaggtgggacccaccttctgtaTATATTATAACCACACCGTCCCTCCACTTAGCTGGGACGGGCAAGAGCTTTGAAtagccaccttaatgtatggtttAATCCAAGCCGCTCATCTATTGAATGCTGGACCTACAACCCAGCACCACACAACTGCTGATTGACATCAGCAAGCTGTGTGGGCTtgatcgtgatgtatgtgttacatctcgcACCGTCCATTTGTGGGGACTCCAACAGCAACAACTGCTGGATTGACGTCACCAAGATGTACGTGTTTCTTCACACCGTCCACAACTGGACAATGCAAtgcggggccaccgtgatgtatttgttatccacgccatccacctacTCTggtaataggtggggcccaccttgatctatgaattatgtatctgcaccatccagatcgctgtgtggagcccaccttaaagtatgtatttgatccccatcgtccatctatttaatGGTGGCCAGCagctgctgcacgtgcagcagtAGCTCGGGGGtgcaccgtgatatatgtattcctCCAAGCCATCCGTCTGTATTGCCATGTACAGCCCACCTTcatgttttatatctacaccgtccgtgcggtgactcaccatgatgcaggtgctgtatcttcaccatccaaccattttcagagataattttatggcatgagaaaaagaatgagacagatctagttatgcagtggaccacacttccaaaacagtgggattgaacgtctaccattcacactcttttgggtcacagaagttctggaccaatatgatatttattttttcctattagttcaggtcattgtgaccttatgaacagactggatggaaaatacatgttatgatggCCGCCCGTGAAATTTTTGTACAGTGGGAATCACTGTCTCCACTGctattgtgatgtggtccaactgaccttttgatcactatcaccactgttatttatggtatggtctaggtgatctttcgatatgattcatacgactctaaaatgatctaaaaaaaatttagatgaatggtgtagatggtgtagCCCAAgcagtgcagcccacttgttgtatttgagaggcccaatatgatgtatttggggccatGGGTTAAGGTCCATTGTTATGTATTTGGAGCCTATGGgtagaggcctattgtgatatatttaagacccatgggatgtggccctttgcgatgtatattaggctcatgtcagaggcccattgtgatgaatatgcggcccacctgatgtgtattaggcccttctgtgaggccatgggcccattatatgtttgaccctatgtgggccaccccccttgggagcaatgttgattgaatgtccacattgatgggtaatgatggttagatgtccatattgtgaccttcccttaggccttgttaggcctattctcacccattccgattgtcaaggccgagtcagattgtcaaggccaattccgattgttgaggccgattctgatttgaggctgattgtataggccaattatcgaggccgatttcgattgttgaggccgaccgccgaggtcgatttcaattgccgaggccgattgtcgagacccatgtgatgtatatgtagttgaggcccattgtgatgtgtattcagcccgtgtttaaggcctaatgtgatgaatatgaggtctatgtgatgaggcccattatgatgcatttgagggccaggcgatggagcccattgtgatgtatattaggcccatgtgagaggctcatcgtgatgtgtattaagctcttgagcgaggcccatagtgttgtatattaggcccttatgtgaggccatgggtccactatacatTAGGCTCCATATGGGTCATTCctagggggcaatgttggttaaatatccacattgtcaaggtcgatagTTGATGCCGGTCattaataccaattatgagtatgtgataacataacatcatgatacatgcacatacacatcatctgtatgtttgttatgagatgtggttgaccattacatatatcattgggtaagttgttatgagactccctgataggcggaggttatctcacatgagcgcatggtatgtccaggattgatgtatgactgaattgtatgactcatgcatcttacattgtgtgttgtgattactgtacgctctagcTACATTAGagctgtagcctccataggcatatcatggatggctagatgggacaccgaaaatattttattagcatcgggctgccataaatagccctgggtgaaaatcccaaaaccctcttggtaccagaggacgtcctaacgtcgagaccaagtggatatatgagcgcccgagtgtcgaatacccaAAAGCCGCATCTCCCATTATATCGTAGtcagttgggagggagtgtggccttacccgcctaagggagtaggcatagctaggctgagtctgaccagctcctaaatgggtccactatcgacaagctgggtaggcattggtatactgctggcaggcgggtagtgaggtcttttccactcactgagCTGCACGGCCTGCAGAGgcggtagccagtttggagtgtactagacctcggtgatgatcccagagatatacagtactAATTTgtagagcaggagttgcatactcagcattatattcattcattcatttactcacTATCCActggggctggtggtgcgcaactattgttatgtgtactttcgcaatggccaggattttggttggggcgcgcgactaacctgagatcaggagcttaccgcATTGAGTTTATCTATCTAAATTTACGTATGAGACTGGTtaggatagaagt is a genomic window of Magnolia sinica isolate HGM2019 chromosome 15, MsV1, whole genome shotgun sequence containing:
- the LOC131227613 gene encoding glutathione transferase GST 23-like; the encoded protein is MGEVKVVGAIPSPYCYRIEWALKHKGITYEYVEEDLRNKSPLLLEYNPVYKKVPVLLHGGNPVTESLVILEYIDETWKEKPILPEDPYERAMARFWAKFADEKCLFSIITAFLSQGKEQEQAIESSLEALKTLDAELEGKKFFGGETIGLVDIVAGWIPHWLPAYEEVAGIKLFDAHRFPSLDEWAKNFNEVLVIKENLPPRDKMMTVYHGMRKNMVSSAASK